The sequence GGAACTCCGGCTTCTCCGACTCTCGGGGCATCACCCCGGAAATCCTCGACACGCTCGGAATCCAGAGCTTCATGCACACCGAGTCCTGCTACAACTATCCGGGTTTTCCTGAGCGGACGACGCCGATCGAGGGCCTTTACACGGATCTGGAGCGCCTCGGCCGGATCTTCGGTGCCGAGGACCGGGCCCGGACACTGGTGGCGGACTACCGAGAGCGGGTCGCGGCGGTGCAACGACAGGCACCCGAGGGGAATCCGGTTCCGGTGTTCCTCTACGACTCGGGCACCGACCGGCCCTTCACCGCGGCCAAGCAGGTCCCGCCCAACGACATCATCCGGCTCGCCGGGGGGAGGAACATCTTCGGCGAGCTCGACGAACGCTGGACCGAGGTGAGCTGGGAGGCGGTGGTCGAAGCCCAACCGGAGATCATCATCATTCTCGACTACGGCGACACCTCAGCCGATGAGAAGATCGCCTTCCTCCGCGGCAACCCCACGACCGCGAAACTCCCGGCCGTCGTGGAGAACAACTTCTTCGTCCTCGCCTACAACGAGGGAATCTCCAGCCCTCGCAACATCGACGGAGTGGAGAAGTTCGCCGAGTACCTCCGCGACTACGCCGCCGAGCACTGACAGGGCCCGATATTCCGGGGTGGCTGGAACCGTCAGTGGTGTCGTCCCGGCTCGGGCAGGTGGCGGCGGAACCACGTGCTCAGCTGGGCGTCCACCGCACGAGTCTGCGGCAGTTGCGGTGCGGGCTCGATGCCGGGTTCGTCGGCGAGCGGGTGGGCCAGTCCGGGTATCGCCACCAGTTCGGCTCTTGCGCCCACGGCGGCGGTGAGATCGCTGGCGTCGGCACGCAGCGCCGGATGGTCCTGCTCGCCGCTGACCACCAGCAGCGGCGCGCGTTCGGCGATGACGCCGGCCTTCGTGACGAAGTCCAGGTCGTCGGCGACCTTCTCCGATTCGGCGTCGTACGGGTAGTCGCCGGGGAAAAGGCTGACGACGGACCGGATCCGGACGGCGGCGTTGACGACGGCTGCGGCGAACACGGGGATCTCGGTGTGGGCAAGGACGCGGAGCGCGACGGCGCCACCCAGCGAGCCGCCGAGCACGCCGATCGGGCCGTCTTCGACCGGCAGTTGCGCGCGGATCGAGGCCAGTGCGGCGGGGAACTCCTCGGTCGCCTGCCAGACGAAAGGCCAGAGGGCGGACATCAGCACGTCCTCGCGCAACAGCTCCAGACCGGCGGCCATGCTGCCGTCCACCATGCGTGCCCCGCACATCGGCATGCCGAGGTGGACCCGCCACGCGGGGACGTCGTTCATCGGCAGTGCTGCGGCGAACGCGGCATCCGATCGCGGCGCGTCGAGCATGTGCCAGGTGACGATCAGCGGCGCGGGGCCGGGGGACGCGGGTGGCAGGGCGGTGAACGGCACACCGGCTGCGGTGCCTGTGACAGGTGAGTGCATGCGGTCACGGTAGGGCGCCGACCGGCTGCGCGAAGCGGTTACGCCACCGGCGTAATCCAGCGGCAGGCGCGATCCGGAGAGTCGGCTCGCTCCGCGCTGTCGGCGCTGTCCGCTGCCGGTTGACGACCATCCGGCGGGTTCGGCGAACGTGCCAGGCTGAGAGAAAAGTGACGAAGGGAGTCTCGTGGGCGAGGGTGACAGGTCCCGGCTCTGTGAGTTCAGTGCCCGGCTGCGCAGCGACGATCCCGAGGTCGTCCTTGACGCTCTGGACGACTACCTCTCGGCGCAGGCGGCCACGCGATGGGGCGTGGACAACCCCTACACGTCGCTGGACAGTGAGGTACTTTTCGCCGCCCGAGAGCTACTCGGCCGGGCTCCGATCGGCCCAGGCCATGTGAGCGCTCTCGCCGTGATGTGGCATCTCGCCGAGGAGGAGGACGCCGACGTCATCGCCGACGTCCTCGACGGCACACCGGACGCCGAGGTGCGGGCAACGGCACTCCTCGCCGCCAGCACGGCTCTGACAGCGAGTGAAGAGCCGAACCGGCGGCTGCTGGCGCTGATCACGGCCATGGTGCTGGACGAGAATCTGGATGCGCAAACCAGGAAGGACGCAGTGCAGGCGCTGGAGGATCTTGATCTCCCCGAGATCGAGCATCTGATGGTACGGCTCGCTGATTCGGCCGAGGAGGAACTCCAGGTGCGCGCGGTGAGCTGGCTCGCGGCACCGTTACGGCTCCGTGTTCACCGGGAACTGGTCAGGCGGGTGGTGGAGTGCTGGCCCGAGGACGTGGGAGGGGAGGCCGGGCACCTTCGCCGGGAGGTGCTCGACGGCTTTCACAGCACCTACTGGACGGACACCGAGCCGGACGATCCGGCGCTGCGGAAGGCTCACGAGGAGCTGAGGTTCCCGTCCGGCGATGAGGAATGCCTGCGCGCGTTCGCGACCTTGCTGCACAGCGACGATCCGGTCGCCGTGGGGATCGCACTGGATCACTTCGAGTCGTCAAGGGGTTTGACTCGTGTTCTCAAGGATCGGCAGCAAGCGGAGGACTACCTTCCCGAGGTGCTGTGCCGTGCTCGTGAGGTGCTCCGGCGGCCTCTGCCTCCCGCAGAGGTGAGCGCCCTGAACCTTCTCAGGACGCAGCCTCCCGAACACGGCGATGCCGATCTTCTGCTGGAGGTCCTC comes from Saccharomonospora xinjiangensis XJ-54 and encodes:
- a CDS encoding ABC transporter substrate-binding protein, translated to MTISRRRQLTATSFALSTVLVLSACGADVDNSGADTTVTVNRCGEEVEYTTPRRAAVYEGGSADKMFALGLTDHVHGYVMPPANPPVSESPWADEYGKVEFLGDDLLNRELVVDAGADFVVAGWNSGFSDSRGITPEILDTLGIQSFMHTESCYNYPGFPERTTPIEGLYTDLERLGRIFGAEDRARTLVADYRERVAAVQRQAPEGNPVPVFLYDSGTDRPFTAAKQVPPNDIIRLAGGRNIFGELDERWTEVSWEAVVEAQPEIIIILDYGDTSADEKIAFLRGNPTTAKLPAVVENNFFVLAYNEGISSPRNIDGVEKFAEYLRDYAAEH
- a CDS encoding alpha/beta hydrolase; this encodes MHSPVTGTAAGVPFTALPPASPGPAPLIVTWHMLDAPRSDAAFAAALPMNDVPAWRVHLGMPMCGARMVDGSMAAGLELLREDVLMSALWPFVWQATEEFPAALASIRAQLPVEDGPIGVLGGSLGGAVALRVLAHTEIPVFAAAVVNAAVRIRSVVSLFPGDYPYDAESEKVADDLDFVTKAGVIAERAPLLVVSGEQDHPALRADASDLTAAVGARAELVAIPGLAHPLADEPGIEPAPQLPQTRAVDAQLSTWFRRHLPEPGRHH